In Candidatus Woesebacteria bacterium, one DNA window encodes the following:
- a CDS encoding Leucyl-tRNA synthetase has product MSKKYYIGIAYNHPVCPINASHARVYVVADTLARYKRFQGFEVKMPFACHYSGDTASKFATAIKQYLRGVKNQEVDKIIWLFREFYKVPEHSLKSLTNSISILDYFANQTINDLKRLGISHDWNSYYNTTDLRYKVFVQSIFDGYKDKGLITQGRSGKSLAYENKLWRLKTLRQLKNTQIVSRKWHHIIRDSVLLLDNQWSYEREGGIGTKIDGNIVDPMFDSELFTVFDIIKDFLEPNLKYDEYKSAISESLKHLANPTHKEGEYKYQSLIDYLNKWLPVDMFFGEEHLKNWLAKKVYAETALLSKKYRTKSYFLLGMGTLLGKRMSASKGHSILLTDMLNSHGPEVARLSLLLTSHPCEHFNWDSNQITGIKRSLNRLYFLIGILDNLRPDRKKRDDSLLKLINESKIAWYKFMESGDFRKAAIETLNVFPNKILKHIQTKKGIDIESLELIKGYINQSLNIIIPTYFNNQQIHYV; this is encoded by the coding sequence ATGTCAAAAAAATACTATATTGGCATCGCATACAACCATCCTGTATGTCCCATTAATGCCAGCCACGCTAGGGTGTACGTAGTCGCAGACACTCTGGCAAGATACAAAAGGTTTCAGGGGTTTGAGGTTAAGATGCCATTCGCCTGTCATTACAGTGGCGATACAGCGTCCAAATTTGCCACAGCCATCAAGCAATATTTACGTGGGGTAAAAAATCAAGAAGTTGATAAGATCATTTGGTTATTTAGAGAATTTTACAAAGTTCCGGAACACTCCTTAAAAAGTCTAACAAATTCCATCTCTATATTAGATTACTTTGCCAACCAAACAATCAATGATTTGAAGAGACTTGGAATATCTCACGACTGGAATTCTTACTATAATACCACAGATCTTAGATACAAAGTGTTTGTACAATCAATTTTTGACGGTTATAAAGACAAAGGGCTAATTACTCAAGGCAGGTCAGGCAAAAGCCTGGCTTATGAGAATAAATTGTGGAGATTGAAAACTCTAAGACAACTAAAAAATACTCAAATCGTCTCCAGAAAATGGCATCACATAATTCGTGATTCTGTACTACTGCTTGACAATCAATGGTCTTATGAAAGAGAAGGTGGCATCGGTACAAAGATCGATGGAAATATTGTCGACCCGATGTTTGACAGTGAACTTTTTACAGTTTTCGACATTATCAAGGATTTTCTAGAACCCAACTTAAAATACGATGAATACAAGTCTGCAATATCAGAATCTTTAAAACATCTTGCTAATCCTACTCATAAAGAAGGAGAATATAAGTATCAATCCTTGATTGATTATCTAAACAAATGGCTTCCTGTAGATATGTTTTTTGGAGAAGAACATCTCAAAAACTGGCTGGCAAAAAAGGTATATGCGGAAACTGCGTTGTTATCAAAGAAATACAGGACAAAATCTTACTTCTTGTTGGGAATGGGCACATTGTTAGGCAAGCGGATGTCTGCCTCGAAAGGCCACTCTATACTTTTGACTGACATGTTAAATAGTCACGGGCCTGAAGTAGCTAGACTTTCATTGCTTCTTACCAGTCACCCCTGTGAACACTTCAACTGGGATAGTAATCAGATCACCGGCATCAAGAGAAGTCTAAACAGGCTCTATTTTCTAATAGGTATCCTAGATAACCTACGCCCAGATAGAAAAAAGAGAGACGATTCGCTACTCAAACTAATTAACGAAAGTAAAATAGCATGGTATAAATTTATGGAGAGCGGAGATTTCCGAAAAGCAGCTATTGAGACCTTAAATGTTTTTCCCAATAAGATTCTTAAACATATCCAGACTAAAAAGGGAATTGATATTGAAAGTTTAGAGTTAATCAAAGGTTACATTAACCAATCTCTGAATATCATTATTCCAACTTACTTTAATAATCAGCAAATTCATTATGTATAA
- a CDS encoding DNA-3-methyladenine glycosylase II, which translates to MRLKRNFFARDSLVVARDLLGCFLVRDFGNKKVERKKITEVEAYGGEEDKASHARFGKTKRNQIMWETPGLVYVYFVYGMYWMFNIVTAKKGKAQAVLIRSLEGVKGPGRVGKWLLIDKSFYGEDLISSKRIWIEKGSIPKGAKITRTPRIGISYAKEWAKKKWRFILEQK; encoded by the coding sequence ATGAGACTAAAAAGAAATTTTTTTGCTCGCGACTCGCTTGTTGTTGCTCGTGATCTTTTGGGTTGTTTTTTAGTGCGAGATTTTGGTAACAAGAAAGTTGAAAGAAAGAAAATTACCGAAGTTGAAGCTTATGGCGGAGAAGAAGATAAGGCAAGTCATGCTCGTTTTGGCAAGACCAAAAGAAACCAAATTATGTGGGAAACACCAGGCTTGGTTTATGTTTATTTTGTTTATGGTATGTATTGGATGTTTAACATTGTAACTGCTAAAAAAGGAAAGGCACAGGCAGTTTTGATTCGCTCTCTTGAGGGGGTAAAAGGCCCAGGAAGAGTGGGAAAGTGGCTTTTAATTGACAAAAGTTTTTACGGTGAGGATTTAATTTCAAGTAAAAGAATTTGGATTGAAAAAGGCAGTATTCCAAAAGGCGCAAAGATTACAAGGACCCCAAGAATTGGTATCTCCTATGCTAAAGAGTGGGCGAAAAAGAAATGGAGGTTTATTCTTGAGCAAAAGTGA
- a CDS encoding Fructose-bisphosphate aldolase class I translates to MELEKLAQKIVASPRGILAADWSVGTATKKFAKFGINSTEESRREYRQMLFETEGLEEYISAVILHEETIRQKTKEGRPLIEIIKNKGIEAGIRLDIGQEEIPGFGGEQMTFGLDRIRERLSEFKSLGASFAKWRAAFIIGRGKPTRQAIEANSILLSLYALFCIEAEILPIVEPDVVMDGNHSLSDCQKATEEVLKTLFFKLLDYGVDRKKIILKPNMILPGIESEKALPNEVALATISVFKKTVPVDVAGIAFLSGGQSLDEASKNLNEIEKRAFDVPWQITFSFARALQEPVLEIWQGKEENRKKAQEKLIESVKIASLARQGKL, encoded by the coding sequence ATGGAGCTTGAAAAACTTGCCCAGAAGATAGTTGCCTCTCCTCGAGGGATTTTGGCTGCTGATTGGAGCGTGGGAACGGCTACTAAGAAATTTGCCAAATTTGGAATTAATTCAACTGAAGAGTCAAGAAGAGAGTACAGACAGATGCTTTTTGAGACAGAAGGTTTGGAAGAATATATTAGCGCTGTTATTCTTCATGAGGAGACAATCAGACAAAAAACTAAAGAAGGCAGGCCTTTAATTGAAATAATTAAAAATAAGGGTATTGAAGCAGGAATAAGGCTTGATATTGGACAGGAAGAAATTCCTGGATTTGGAGGTGAGCAGATGACCTTTGGTTTAGACAGGATAAGAGAAAGGCTTTCTGAGTTTAAGAGTCTGGGGGCAAGTTTTGCCAAGTGGAGAGCGGCTTTTATTATTGGCCGTGGCAAACCCACAAGACAAGCAATTGAGGCGAATTCAATTCTTCTTTCTTTGTATGCTTTATTTTGCATTGAAGCAGAAATCCTCCCTATAGTTGAGCCTGATGTAGTTATGGATGGCAATCATTCTCTTTCTGATTGTCAAAAGGCAACCGAAGAAGTTTTGAAAACTTTGTTTTTTAAGCTTTTAGATTATGGAGTTGATAGAAAAAAGATAATTCTCAAACCAAATATGATTCTGCCGGGAATTGAATCGGAAAAAGCTTTGCCTAACGAGGTTGCTCTTGCCACAATTTCTGTCTTTAAAAAGACTGTTCCTGTTGATGTTGCTGGAATTGCTTTTCTTTCTGGTGGACAGAGTTTGGATGAAGCTTCAAAAAATTTGAATGAAATAGAAAAGAGGGCTTTTGATGTTCCTTGGCAGATAACCTTTTCTTTTGCAAGGGCGCTTCAGGAGCCTGTGCTTGAAATTTGGCAGGGAAAAGAGGAAAACAGGAAAAAAGCTCAAGAAAAGTTGATTGAATCAGTAAAAATAGCTTCTTTGGCAAGACAAGGAAAATTATAG
- a CDS encoding GDSL-like Lipase/Acylhydrolase family protein: MFSIAVFGDSITFGIGDTENKRGWVGRLREYFEPKTKYNALYNLGIPGNNSNDILARIDLECLARRSNSYPDDRFAIIIATGVNDAKTLGGKTKPQVKEDKFEKNIKLLIRKSRKYTNEIFFVGSTPVDESINPVDGNFFLNKRIGIYNEILKKVCNQEKVVFIDLFNYLIANNYKKLLSDGLHPNANGYDIIFRKIKKELISNDLLT; this comes from the coding sequence ATGTTTTCAATCGCTGTATTTGGAGATAGTATTACATTTGGAATAGGCGATACAGAGAACAAAAGAGGCTGGGTTGGCCGTCTAAGAGAATATTTTGAGCCAAAGACAAAATACAATGCGCTATACAATCTAGGTATCCCAGGCAACAACTCTAACGATATCTTGGCCAGAATTGACCTAGAATGTTTAGCAAGAAGATCAAATTCATATCCTGACGATAGATTTGCAATTATAATTGCAACAGGTGTCAATGATGCAAAAACTTTAGGTGGTAAAACAAAGCCCCAAGTAAAAGAGGATAAATTTGAAAAAAATATAAAGCTGCTCATTAGAAAATCAAGGAAATATACAAATGAGATATTCTTCGTTGGTTCCACTCCAGTAGATGAATCTATAAATCCAGTAGATGGAAATTTCTTCTTAAACAAAAGGATAGGAATATACAATGAAATCTTGAAGAAGGTCTGCAACCAAGAAAAAGTTGTCTTTATCGATCTCTTTAACTATTTGATAGCAAATAATTACAAAAAATTGCTTAGCGACGGGCTTCACCCAAATGCAAATGGTTACGATATAATCTTTAGGAAAATTAAAAAAGAGCTCATATCAAATGATCTCCTGACCTAG